The following is a genomic window from Caldicellulosiruptor danielii.
AAGCACAGCTCTTGCAACATCAGCTCTTGAGTGTGTCAGCGTCAGCCCAAACAAAACCCCTTTTGCATCAGGGTTCCATCTTGTTGCTCGACTACCCATGAAAAACGGTAAAAGCACAACTCCATTTGCACCGGGGCTCGAACTTTCTGCCTCATTGTCAATCAGCTCATACACGTTTAGTCCTTTTTCTTTCTCACCCTTGTAAAAGTTGTCCCTTATCCATCTCAAAATAGTACCGCTTGTGTTTATCCCCTGCTCAATCAAGTATTGCTCTCTTATTACATGGCAGGAACACACAACCCTTTGGTCAAGATTTTCTGGCACTTTATTAGATGACATTGAAACATTTGTGGCAGTTCCTGTCGACTCCATCACACGGCTTCCTACAATCCCTGCTCCTAATGCCTCCAAAGGCCTGTCTCCACCACCGCTTACAACCGGTATTCCACTTTTAAGACCCAAAGTTTTTGCAACATCTTCTTTTAAAAACCCTATGATCTCATCTGCATAGCAAAGTCTTGGAAACTGAGTGGTTTTTACACCCACAAACTCAAATATGTCTTCCCACCACTGTCTTTTGTTAATATCAAACATCATTGTTCTGCTTGCCAGAGAATGGTCTGTTGCAGCCTCGCCTGTGAGCATGTATCCAATAAACTCTTTTGGCTGCAGGAAAACATGAGCTTTTTGCAAAATCTCTGGCTGATGTTTTTTGAGCCACAAAAGCTTTGTTGCTGTGAAAGTAGAGTCTGGAATCAAACCTGTGATTTTATGTATTGTACCTTTGCCAAACTCGCGCGAAATCTCTTCTGCTTCAAACCGTGAGCGCCTGTCCATCCACGAAATAGCTCTTGACAGAACATTTCCTTCCCTGTCAATTGGAACAACTGTCTCTCTTTGCGACGAAAGCCCAATTGCTACAATGCCATCTGCCCCTGCTACCTGTGCTACTTCTTTGATGCCTTCCACCGCTTCTTTCCACCAGTCAAGAGGATCTTGTTCTGCCCACTCAATCTGAGGCGTGTATGTGGGATACTCTCTGTTTGCTTTTGCCAAGATATTTCCCTGTAAGTCAAACACTATCACCTTGCAGGCAGTTGTTCCAATGTCTATGGTAAGAATCTTTTCCATTTAAGGTTTGCCCCTTTCAACATAAAATATCATCTTTTTGCTTTTTTGGGAAGTTATACCACAGTTACCTTCACACCCTTCTGTCTGAAACTTTCCACAAGCTCACTACTTATCTCGCCAGCTGTAATAATTTCGGTCACTTTGCCGAGGGTTGCAAACGAAACCATGGCGTTTTTCTTGAACTTGCTGCTGTCTGCGACAACTATGACCTCTTTGCTGCTGTCTATCATAGCCCTTTTTACCTCTGCTTCAAAGACATCAGAGGTTGTAAGACCTTTTTCAAGAGAAATGCCACTTGTTCCTATAAAAGCTATATCAGCACTAAATTGCAAAAATGCTTTTTGTGCTTCTGGTCCAACTGTTGAAAAGTTAGAATTTTTCACTTTGCCGCCAACCAGAAACAGGTTTA
Proteins encoded in this region:
- the xylB gene encoding xylulokinase; its protein translation is MEKILTIDIGTTACKVIVFDLQGNILAKANREYPTYTPQIEWAEQDPLDWWKEAVEGIKEVAQVAGADGIVAIGLSSQRETVVPIDREGNVLSRAISWMDRRSRFEAEEISREFGKGTIHKITGLIPDSTFTATKLLWLKKHQPEILQKAHVFLQPKEFIGYMLTGEAATDHSLASRTMMFDINKRQWWEDIFEFVGVKTTQFPRLCYADEIIGFLKEDVAKTLGLKSGIPVVSGGGDRPLEALGAGIVGSRVMESTGTATNVSMSSNKVPENLDQRVVCSCHVIREQYLIEQGINTSGTILRWIRDNFYKGEKEKGLNVYELIDNEAESSSPGANGVVLLPFFMGSRATRWNPDAKGVLFGLTLTHSRADVARAVLEGISYEIRACIEILESMGLRAESVVSMGGGAKSRVWSRIKADILGKKVVVEKVQEAASKGAMLLASYAIGARESLIEEKREVLFEYQPDSNNQEIYNRVYEIYNQLYSSVSHLYSKLSQY